AAAGCAGAATCTAGAACTCTATATAGTGCAGTCTcaattacatatacatttttaatacttagaaaaaactggccgggtgtggtggctcacgcctgtaatcccagcactttgggaggccgaggcgggttgatcacctgaggtcaggagatcgagaccatcctaacacggtgaaaccccatctctactaaaaatacaagaaattacctgggcgtggtggcacacgcctgtaattccagctactcgcgaggcggaggcaggagaatcgcttgaacccgggaagtggaggttgcaataagccaagattgtgccactgcactccagcctgggtgacagagcaagactccatctcaaaaaaaaaaaaaaaaaaaaaaaaagaaaagaaagaaaaaaaaactaggagATATTCTTTTTggcatttttgaaaatatacctCAATTTTATTTTGACAATATATCTCGAGTtaacatatttaccattttactCCAAAACTTCATTAAGCTTTTTGATTAATTATGGCTTTCCCTCTGCAGGACCGCCTGGGGCTAAAAGAAATGGACAATGCAGGACAGCTAGTGTTTCTGGCTACAGAAGGGGACCATCTTCAGTTGTCTGAAGAATGGTTTTATGCCCACATTATACCATTCCTTGGATGAAACCCGTACAGTTCACAATAGAGCTCAGGGAGCCCCTAACTCTTCCAAACCACATGGGAGACAGTTTCCTTCATGCCAAGCCTGAGCTCAGATCCAGCTTGCAACTAATCCTTCTATCCTTATCTAACATGCCCTACTTGGAAAGATCTAAGATCTGAAGCTTATCCTTTGCCATCTTCTGTTACCATATGGTGTTGAATGCAAGTTTAATTACCATGGCGATTGTTTTATAAACTTTTGATGTGGTCAAGCTCAGTTTTAGAAAGGGAGTCTGTTGCAGATCAGTGCCAGAACTGTGCCCAGGCCCAAAGGAGACAACTAATTAAAGCAATGAGATAGATTCTGAGGGCAAACGTTTTTCCAAGATCTTGCCGGATTTCAAGCAAAGAGGTACCCAGGCCTGAGGTACTCACATAAATGCTTTGTTTTGCTGGTGATTTAACCAGTGCTTGGAAAAATCTTGCTTGGCTATTTCTGCATTTCTTAAGGCTGCCTTCCTCTCTGAATACGTTACCCTCTGTGCTATCATCTTATTATTAGGCAAATCCCACTGGCCTAGTCTTGCTTCTGTGGCACCCACTTTGTCTCCTCAGGTAGTGATGAATTAGTTGCTCTGTCACAAAAGGAGGGAAGTAGCATCCAATTAAGTTGCTTAAGAGAGGAAATGTACATCTTGTATAACTTAGGGAGTGAAGAAAATGTAGGCACGAAAGTGAAAAGTGAGGCAGCTAGTTCTTCCTATTCCATTCTTGACCAACCTGCCCTTTCTTAATATGACTAGTGGTCTTGATGCTAGAGTCAACTTACTCTGTTGCTGGCTTTAGCAGAGAATAGGAGGAACCATATGAAAAGATCAGCCTTTCTGACTTCAATCCCCAAAACATATTTACCAGCATACTCCAAACTGTTTCTGATGGGTTCTGTGAGAAAAGGATTGTTTGCTCAAAAAGCTTGGAAAATACCACAcactccctttctccttctggaGATCACCCACATTAGAGGGTCTGAGGACTCTGAGAATTCGTGTTACAGTAAACAAAACTAACAATCTCCCATTTCCTACACTACTTGAGCATGGAAATCATAGTCCCCACTCTGTGAAAACTTAACGCTTTTTGGAAGACATTTCTGTAGAATGTCAGTTTGGAGAAATGATGAGCTACGCCTTGATGAAAGAACCGTGTTGGTGCTGCTAAGTTTACCCATtatggtttttcctttctctctctcaagcCTTATTCTTCAACTAAAAGATGAGGATTAAGAGCAAGAAGTGGGGGggatgtgaaaataattttatgaggTTGTCTAAAATAAAGAGTAGTTTCTTATGCTTggtgttttcagtattttttacGTTCCTGTACAGCAAGTATCACAGGTAAACAACTAAGCAAGTTTGGTATTaactttattctattttctgtataACTTTAAGTACATAAAGGTTTATTTCCACAGGCCTCAGGAAATGGGTAGAAATCACAGGACAATCTCTCTTCCCACCAAAAAAAAGTTGCATATTTTGGTAAGTGTTTGTCCTAGaggggaaaaactgaaatttaCATTAGCAGTGCTGTGCAAGATTCTTACATAAATCAAGACCTAAAACCAGCCTGCAGTGGAGGTTTTAGTCCTCTGTTCAGGTGCTTGGACAGAAGCCATAAGCTGATGAGCATGACAGGGAAAAGCAGGCAGTGAAGACAGGTGACAGGCACCTAGCAGGGAAGGAGGATTCAGGAATGCCAGACTCCTTGAAATGgtgtgttgtttttcctttttttttttttccttttaaagtcaTCTCTATAGGAAGGTGCTAGTCAGGGATCCCAGAGAAAGAAAGGGTTCAAGACTCCATTAACTGCCCTGGATAGCAGCTAGTACCGGAGACTCCTATCTCATGGTTGAGGCAGACCCAGGATAGAACAGAGAATAAAAGGAATGCTTATGGGAAACCATTCTGCATGGAATGCTAGATGGCCAAGCCTCAGCCTTCGGTCCAGTGCAACCCTTGCCTCACTTGTCAACAGTGAAAATTAGTTTGGTTAGAAGAACCATCTGGAAACACACCAGCTTCTGCTACCTTCATGCTCACTGTTAGAAAAAGATTAACCAGTGTGAACATTCTGATCTGTTAATTCCTGGGACTGTTTTCTTTCCAATGGACTGTTTGTTTGTTGGTAGAATAACCCCCAAAAGCTCAAAGCTAAAATGCATCATCAGTCCTAGTCGGCAGTTCCTTAAGAATGGACTGGCGGCGTGGTTGAGCTGATATGGAAAAGCTGCACCTTCCTGCAGAAGATCAACTGACCTGCTATCCCACCCCAAATTTCAGCCTGAGGTATATTTCAGTGAAGGCAGGTAGCTGTGCTTCTCAGAGCAGAGAAGCAGTTTTAAGAGCAGAAAGGTAGAGGAAATCTAGAAAAGAACCGTCTTGATACAGATTTATCCCATGGTGTGAAGGGAGGGCAAAGAACCCAGTGGCACTTCGCTTATCCAGCAATTTCTGTCACTGTGGTGACCAACTTCTGCCCATTCCAGAGGGTCTTGAACTGCTCAGGAACTGGGAATTCATTCTGCAAATAAAGAAGAGACAGCAGGTTTAAATCTGAGCTAAAGAAGAGCTGGGGCTAAATCTCACACATTTCTCCCAATGCTTGCTTCCACTTAACCCCAGGAGCACGGGAGGATGTAGCAAGAGACAAATCATAGAGCCATGCTGTGTTCTAGTGTTCAGCGATCCTGGACAGACAATAGTCTATGGGGTGTAAATAACAGTACATATGGCTTTATAGCACCAGCTTGACAAGGTGCCATGGCTCATCCCCATTCTTTTTTGCTACCTTGAGCTCCATTTAGGCAGAAAGCACCTTCCTTTGGAGCTCCACTACACTGGACTACctcatttctgtgtgtttttggtGTGCATTATTGGGTTTTTAGCTGCTCAGTGCAGAATGTTCATGAAACAGCTTTCTCCGATGCAAGAAATCTTCAGTCCCTTCTGTTTTTAACATCATACTAAAGAGATCAAGAAACTTACAAAGTCACCGCCTTCTGTAGGAATGAGGACATTCATCTCGGAAGATTTGGCACTGACTATTTCACAATCCAGGGAATTCTTGCTCAGGTAAGCATGGCAGCCATCTGTTTTGTTGATGGATATGGTTGGCACTTTACCCATTACCTGCAGAGTAAACCAAGAGAACTGagtcccagcagttggggaggacAAGAGTAAGTTGCAGGAAAAGCTTTCCTGTTTCACGTGACTCAGCAACTACATGAAAAGCTCACAGGTGCGCAAGACACTGGATACTTGGGTGGGTTGGGATGGGTCCTGAAAAGAACTCGCCTGAAGAGCCAACCCCTCTTCTGCCACGTCCAAAGCATCTCAGCTTACAGACTTTGTAGAATCAGATTCCCACGAAAGCAACATCTGTGGGTCTACCATGTCTCTTTCAATTAATTCCTCAGGGACAAAAAGAAGGAGCCAAAATATCGAGTTACCTGAACTTTGACATCCCTACTGTTGATTATCTCCACAATGCCCACCACGTCATCGAATACCAGACCAAGTTTCTTACAGTTATCTAGGAGAAGAAAAGGAGTTTGTCAACAGTATAACTTTAAAGGAAAGTAATATACATTTAGGAATCTTTAAGATAGGGTAGGTAAAATGATATTAGCCTTCTCGGGCTCTGGGACGGGGCTTGCATGGGACAGTGACAAAGACTCACCTACTGTAATGGAGTTAATTTTGCCCTTGATTTGCAATGTCGTGTTGACACACTTGTATATGTAAGCCACCTGTTTCAGCTCTGTGTCATCaatcaccaggttggaaacatttTCCTGATTTTCCTATTAGAGAGAGAGCCCAGGATTCTCATCATAAAGCACacaccaaacaaaaaaaacccaggctATCCCAAACTTTTTGTTATTGCAATTGAAGCCAGAACTCTGCCCTCATCTAGCTAAGCTCCATTTAACCCCGTCCCTACTCCTTttccccaggaggcggaggttgcagtgagccaaaatcgcgccactgcactccagcctgggcgacaaagtgagactccatctcaaaaaaatgtaataaaaataccTGCCCCTGTCTAGGTATTTTTAACTTACCACTCTCCATTTCTTGCCCTCCAGTTCAAGTACAGCTGGCTCCTTCTTTGTGGCTGGTTTGGGGGACGGGCTGGTTTGGGGTTTAGGTGCAGAGAATGGCTTGGGGCCACTGCGTACTGGACCACTCTGAGCCTTCAGGGCAGGGTTCTTGTGAGTCTTCATGTCATCAGATACGTGCTTCAGGGCTGTAAGAACAACAGCTACCTTGTTCCTGTCCTTCATACCAGACCTCTGAGCTGCTATCATCACGTTAAACATCCTTAACAGAAAATTCAAAGCCAAAAACCAGAGCCTTTGAGGTGTTCTCTTGCAAGCAGTTTTGAAGAAGTACTTTTATCATTTCTCTTCTCCCCAAGGTTAAATTATATGGTTCCATTAACAATAACAACATGGAATGTGTATATACTGTGGTTGGCAATAGGGAGTAAATGCACAGAAAAAGACCTAGAAAGACatatcaaatatatatgcacaaatatgtagtttttaaagcaataaaggaagaaaaataagtcgcagtaaagaaaatttggtaaaaggaaaaaacaaaacaaaacaaaaaaccctcactCCCCACAGCTAACTAACCCTACTTCCCCTACCTCCTCAGTCAGTGTTGGCATTTGCGACTCTACAATagttttctctctatatatatatatggttttgttGGTTATGATCATACACATTGTTAATACATTTAGTTCAACTATTGACACTTAAAAACTTTCTCATGTTAACCTGTAGTTTAGTATCTTtctaggccaggcgctgtggctcatgcctgtaatcccagctcgctgggaggccaaggcgggtggatcacctgaagttaggagttggagaccaggctggctaacatggtgtatttttagtctctactaaaagtacaaaaaaattagttggatatggtggcaggtgcctgtagtcccagctacttaggaggctgaggcaggagaactgcttgaacctgagaggcagaggttgcagtgagccaagatcacatcactgcattccagcctgggcaaaaaagtgagactctgtctcaaaaaaataaaataaaataaaaataaaagtaaaaatatatttcttttatgttttaagggaaaaataattcATGATCTCCCACAGCAGGCTGACACACGCCTTGCTTTGAACATGGCCTGATCTATGTTAACTGTATAACAAATACTGAATGGCCTTTATCTCCACTATTCCTCGTGGTTGTAACTTAcatactagatttttttttcttaaacgtTACGTGGTTCACTGTAGAAAAACATGTAATGATGGCATACATTTCATCAACAGGACATGTGGTAGTTAACTAACCATTTCTCTTACTGTTGGATTTAGGTTGTTACACCATTTTTAGCTACTATGATTCCTAGAAGTGGCTGGACAACTCAGACTTCCACCAGCTGTGTTAAGGGTATCTACTTTCTCTATACCAACATTAGGTCACTCTCATGCAAATTTTCCATGTAACCAGTATGCATCTTCTAAGGAAGTTAACCCCTAACACAGTGCCTTCCCAGAGGCCATGTGGTGCTACGGAAAAAGCTCTGGGGAAAACCGCCAGCTCTGTGCCTTGGCACAAGAGGGTACTCTATATATGCTACCTAATATTAAGTCACTTTCCCATGGGGCAGAGGGCTTCCTCCAACTGTGATCATCATTTTCAATTTCCATTTAAGCCAGCTTTGCTGTCTCTTAAAGGAACAGGACACAATGACTCCCACACAAGTCAGGGTTGTGGTTTACAGACTAGTTGTTGGGTTCTGGTTGGTGGGGTCTGGCCCACACAACTTGTTGTACTGACTGTTTGTGTCAAAGTGTTCACTCACCATGTGTGATGCTCTCCCCCTGATTAATTTGCGCAAACAGTGCTGAGCGGGAAGCGGACTCATCTGAGCCTGAACTGGTAGAGactgggggaggaggggggcCTGGCGGAGGGGGAGGAGGACCTGATCCAGCAGAGGGTCCAGATGGCAGTCCACTCAGTTCTTTTGCCACAGGCCCCTGAAACAATAAGAGAAGGTAACATCGTCatcctctctcttccccactgTACCATTCCCAGTAGCACCCTATATGTGGCCAGTGCACATGGGGTCCCCACTACAGCCTCTGAGGCAATGATTAATGCGTCCTACCCATACCCAACTTGGCTTTATGCCTTCTCACCCTTTCCCGAAGATCCAGCTCTCAGTTCTATTTCTTGACCATCACATTTTGCCTTTGACCTCACCTGATTCCAGCTTTAAAAACTCTTTCCACAAATCTATTTGACATCTTCCTTAGTGTGTTACCAGTACCTCAGATTCAACAAGTTCAAAACTGATTTCATCATTTCCtgcctgctcccctccctgtATAATCAtccccttgtccctgtttcagtGAAAGATGTTACCATCCAAGGCTGACTATTCAATCTTCTTTGAGGATTCCAACTTCTTCAACCTTATCAAATCTCTTTCTATTATCTTGGTGCTATCTCCTGCAAATGTTTTTCTACTATCTCCCAAACACCATGACTACTTTCATAATCCGAGCATGAGTCCTTATCCCTAACCTATACACTGAGACTCTTAAAGACAAATTGGATCATTATCACTCCCTTGCTCAAATATCTCATCCCAAAGTCTCAGCCTACCTTCCTTTCCAGCCTTTTCTCCTAAAAATCTGACCATTTCCCCTTATTGAAGCCAGAGATGACCAATCTCTACATTTACTctgcatttattttgtttaagctGTGCCTTTTGTAGTATCCCACTTCTCACTGCCCTATACTTCTTTCAAGTCTCACAGAAGAGTATATACCTTCAAAGCATAATCTCTTCTAGTGAGAAGCACTCTTCTTTTCCTCATATTCTAGAGTCTGTATCTTTATTATAGCATTTGGCTTAGTGATTTGTACTATTGTACTGGGGTTTTGCGTTCCTATTTTTAAGCGCCTTAAAGGCTGGGACAGTGTAACTCATTTGTGTGTGTCTCCCACTCCAGCACCAATCACTGTCCCTGACATGTTTATTGAAATTGAATACCACCAAGTATTCCTTCTCCTATGATCCTTGCTTCCtttactcttttttccctttctttctcccccttttcttcctcccttccactGAAAAAACTAGCATTCCCTCACAGACTTTGGTAGTGCTGAAGTCTAAGAAACCTGTGGACCCCACGCTGGAGAGAGAaagcgggagggagggagggagggagggagggagggagggagggaggaaggattcACTAACCGTTTTGCTCCAGGCCAGTCCGGTGGTATGGAACTCCTTAATGTAAGCCTGCAGCTCTGTCCATATACTTAAATAAGCTTTGACCCAGTCTACATGCTTCTTATCCCTGGGAGGATTAAAGAAGAACTTGTCACAGGTGGTCCAGGTACATAACAATGGTGATTCCAGAACCCTTCTTTCCTATGGGCTCACATTCTCCTACCTGTGGTGTTTCTTAGGCTCTGCTCAATGGCAGCTTTTCTGTCATCACCAAACTTCTATGTATACACAACCTAGTCTATTACCCTAATCAGACCAAACTCCACTAAGATAGAGACTCTGGATTCTATCTCTATCTCTCATAGCAATGTTTCTCAAACTGTTTTAAGTaccaaaactttttttcttttgaccaTTTGCTTATTGAAACTTTTTCCAAAGTAGAACCTAAACACAATCTAATATGTAAAACTGATAAAAGAAGACAAGCAGACATTCTGTACATAAAACCATGGTAGAGAGGAGAGCTCTTAAGTATCACTGTGGAACTCTAAGAAACTTAACTGCCTTACGAGACAATGCCTTATGTCAAAATATGCCCACCCCCACCAAAAGCAAACTTAAACTTTCCTTTAGGAGGAAACAGCACTAAATTATAGAAATAGCATTGTACCTATGGTCCAAGTCCCCTCTCTTCTTGTATATTAGCTGGGAAGGTTATTTAGCCTGAGActtagtttcctcaactgtaaagtGATGGGATAATGGTGGGATATATCAAAACACTGTCATGCTTAATTCCATGTTGCTAGAAGGATAAAGAAGTGCCTGTTGTTCTGGGACACATTTCACTCACAGGAACGTGCAGTATTCTTTAAAAAGAGtagttaataaatgtttgttgattgatgaaggatggaagaaaggaagggttTGCGTAGACATGCAACTTAATAAATTTTGCCTGCAATCATTCCAGTTCAAAACCAGCAATGGAGAAGTCAGAACTGGTAGACGTATGTGGTTAGACATACAAGGACTGCCTTATGTAATACCTGCATTGGCTAGGCAGCCTTACTCTCACTTTAACTGACTGCATGAAGAATTTCTATTAAGTCCTATTGAACCCTTTGCCATTGGGCCAGATAACAAAttctcaacaaagaaacaaaatcttaTATAAAGGGCATTAGTCCATGTTACTGTCAGCAAAACTTCCTAAACCGAGAAGGCTAAAAGGGCCTCTACCAACaaaggagagaaagcagaagTGGAAGCAGAAACATTTCCTGTTTGCAAATGCAGCTGTGAGACAGTATCTATAAAGCTCTCCAGAAAGCAGCCCTGAGATAAAACCAGCACAGTGGCTAAGGGCAGCCTTCAGTAACTCCAAAGTGCTACTCCAGCAAGTAACCAAATGGGTTTATCCTTTACCCCTTGAGAAAAGGCtgaacttggctgggcacagtggctcatatctgtaaccccagcattttgggaggccaaggcaggagaatcattagagacctgcctgggaaacagtgagatctcatctctacgaaaaaattaaaaaattagccaggcatggtgcagcatgcctgaagtcccagctacttgggggactgaggtgggaggactgtttgagctgggaggttgaggctgcagtgagctgtgattgtgccactgtacttcagcctgggtgacaacacgagacactgtctcagaaaagaaaaaaagaaagaaaagaaaaggctgaaCTTACACATCTTTGTACTCTTTGAGGACTCGGTTTGTATAAAACATGGCAGCATCATTCATTTCTTTCACATAAGGGCCAGGCTTGGGAGCCTAGAGAGAAACAAGCTGTCAGTGACTCAGGACCTCTCCAACTATATTGCCTTGCCTCTTAGAATCTATACCCACACCCCCAGCCCTGGAATCTGCACTGCTCACCATAGCcacccagcccagggcctggaTACTTTCGCTGACAGCTGACAGGTGATTAAACAACTTGCTGCCTCGGTTCTTCTCCCGAAAGGTTATCACTTCTTTGATCTGCTCTGAGATGGGTGCCAACAAATCGGAAAGCTTATTCTAGGAAAAGATACAAGAAAAGATTCAGGTTAACATCTTTCCACAAAGGTGTCTATGCCTTCTGATCCTGAAGGTAAGAATTCTCTATGGACTCTAGTGAGTATCCAAATAAACTGCATTAGTCCTGTCCTGATTCCTAAGGCTAAAATACTGCTCATCATCTCACTCTCCTCATAGAGTTCCAACTCCTCAGGCTGTACCTGATGGTTCTTCATGATCAGGATCCATACTTCAGCTATACCACAATACCTCCATTTCAGCCACttgtctcttttctgttccacttAGAGGACATACACTCAGGACATCATTCCTGTGCCTTACTCATgatgttctcttctttttccatGAATCCACATTTTCCTCATGCTTCATGAGGGTCCTCCAACCCGGCCACACCAGCCTCCTACAGCATTTGTTGTCAGAATAACCAATTTTGGCATTTTATCACTCACCAATACAAACTATTAATGGACCCATGTGAATATGTTTTACTTTCTCATTAGTTCTTCAAAGATGAGCTCTTTTATCATCATTAAAGCCCTCAATGCATTGCTAGTCATGTAGTAGCTGCTGGGTAAAGAACTGATGAATCAAATGCAATTAGGGGGCttagtctgggcatggtggctcagcctataatctcagcactttgcgaggctaaggcaggagagatGCTTGAgacaaggagttcgagaccaaactggACAACACAGCacgactttgtctctacaaataatagaaagaattagggccaggcatggtggctcacgcctgtaatcccagcactttgggaggccaaggtagacagatcgcttgagtccaggagttcaagatcagcctgggcaacatggcgaaaccccatctctataaaaatacaaaaatcagctgggcatggtggcacatgcctgtagtcccagctattcaggaggctaaggtgggagaatcatttgagcctgggaggtggaggtttcagtgagccgagatcctgccactgcactccagtctgggcaacagagtaagacttcatctcaaaaataaataaataaataaataaataaataaataagcaagccaggcgtggtggcgcacactgtAGTcaaggctactcaggaggctgaggtgggaggatcatttacgcctgggaggtcaaggcttcagtgagctgtgattgcactactgcactccagtctgggtgacaaaacaacaccctgtctcaaaaaacagatttttaaaaaaaataataaaataaaaaacaattagggGCTTAGCATTCAAGTAGGCACCTTGGCAAAATGgatgaattttgtttgtttgcaccCTTCCTCCAAAGCTCCATTTCCTGAACATCTCAATTCTCAGATCTTAACCATTCAGGACAGATTAAGAATTAGAATCTAATTCGACAGATTAGAATTAGAtggtatctatatatacatacacacacattgttttttgagagaaggtcctgttctgtcgcccaggctggagtgcaatggtgtgttcagggctcactgcaacctcaaactttcAGTCCCAAATgttcctcccatttcagcctctcaagtaggtgggactataggcatgtaccaccttgcctggctacttttttttttttttttttaattttttagtagagacaaggtcttgctaaagtgctgggattacagaagtaagCCAGTATGCTTAACCAGAATCTAATATAtatgaca
This DNA window, taken from Macaca mulatta isolate MMU2019108-1 chromosome 1, T2T-MMU8v2.0, whole genome shotgun sequence, encodes the following:
- the CAP1 gene encoding adenylyl cyclase-associated protein 1 isoform X1 produces the protein MADMQNLVERLERAVGRLEAVSHTSDMHRGYGDSPSKAGAAPYVQAFDSLLAGPVAEYLKISKEIGGDVQKHAEMVHTGLKLERALLVTASQCQQPADNKLSDLLAPISEQIKEVITFREKNRGSKLFNHLSAVSESIQALGWVAMAPKPGPYVKEMNDAAMFYTNRVLKEYKDVDKKHVDWVKAYLSIWTELQAYIKEFHTTGLAWSKTGPVAKELSGLPSGPSAGSGPPPPPPGPPPPPVSTSSGSDESASRSALFAQINQGESITHALKHVSDDMKTHKNPALKAQSGPVRSGPKPFSAPKPQTSPSPKPATKKEPAVLELEGKKWRVENQENVSNLVIDDTELKQVAYIYKCVNTTLQIKGKINSITVDNCKKLGLVFDDVVGIVEIINSRDVKVQVMGKVPTISINKTDGCHAYLSKNSLDCEIVSAKSSEMNVLIPTEGGDFNEFPVPEQFKTLWNGQKLVTTVTEIAG
- the CAP1 gene encoding adenylyl cyclase-associated protein 1 isoform X2, producing MADMQNLVERLERAVGRLEAVSHTSDMHRGYGDSPSKGAAPYVQAFDSLLAGPVAEYLKISKEIGGDVQKHAEMVHTGLKLERALLVTASQCQQPADNKLSDLLAPISEQIKEVITFREKNRGSKLFNHLSAVSESIQALGWVAMAPKPGPYVKEMNDAAMFYTNRVLKEYKDVDKKHVDWVKAYLSIWTELQAYIKEFHTTGLAWSKTGPVAKELSGLPSGPSAGSGPPPPPPGPPPPPVSTSSGSDESASRSALFAQINQGESITHALKHVSDDMKTHKNPALKAQSGPVRSGPKPFSAPKPQTSPSPKPATKKEPAVLELEGKKWRVENQENVSNLVIDDTELKQVAYIYKCVNTTLQIKGKINSITVDNCKKLGLVFDDVVGIVEIINSRDVKVQVMGKVPTISINKTDGCHAYLSKNSLDCEIVSAKSSEMNVLIPTEGGDFNEFPVPEQFKTLWNGQKLVTTVTEIAG